One window of the Solanum stenotomum isolate F172 chromosome 11, ASM1918654v1, whole genome shotgun sequence genome contains the following:
- the LOC125844355 gene encoding beta-D-glucosyl crocetin beta-1,6-glucosyltransferase-like has product MATLKVLMFPWLAYGHISPFLNVAKKLADRGFLIYLCSTPINLKSTIKKVPEKYADSIQLIELHLPELPKLPPHYHTTNGLPPHLNNTLHKALEMSKPNFSKILQNLKPDLVIYDMLQQWAEHVAKEQNIPAVKLITFGAAVFSYLFYLVKKPEAVFPFPAINLSKIEQEKMYAKDFEDRLVDGNIQIMLISTSRTIEAKYIDHCTELINWKVVPVGPPVQDPITNNADDKELMEWLGTKDENSTVFVSFGSEYFLSKEDMEEVAFGLELSNVNFIWVARFPKGEDQNLEDALPKGFLERIGERGRVLDKFAPQPRILNHPSTGGFISHCGWNSVMESLDFGVPIIAMPMHNDQPINAKLIVELGVAMEIVRDDDGNIHRGEIAETLKDVITGETGEILRGKVRDISKNLKSIREEEMNAAAEELIQLCRNSNKYK; this is encoded by the coding sequence ATGGCTACTCTGAAGGTACTCATGTTTCCATGGTTAGCTTATGGACACATTTCTCCATTTCTAAACGTAGCCAAGAAACTCGCGGACAGGGGATTCTTGATTTACCTCTGTTCTACACCGATAAATCTCAAATCCACCATCAAGAAAGTCCCTGAAAAGTATGCTGATTCGATTCAACTTATCGAACTTCACTTACCAGAATTACCCAAACTTCCTCCTCATTACCATACGACCAATGGTCTCCCACCCCATCTCAATAACACCCTTCATAAGGCCCTGGAAATGTCCAAACCAAACTTCTCGAAAATCTTGCAAAATCTGAAACCTGATTTGGTGATTTATGACATGTTGCAGCAATGGGCTGAACACGTCGCGAAGGAACAGAACATTCCAGCTGTCAAGCTCATAACTTTTGGTGCAGCTGTGTTTTCGTATCTTTTTTACTTAGTAAAGAAACCAGAGGCTGTATTCCCATTCCCCGCGATTAATCTCAGCAAAATTGAACAAGAAAAAATGTATGCTAAAGATTTCGAGGATCGTTTAGTGGATGGAAATATTCAAATCATGCTGATAAGTACCTCTAGAACTATAGAGGCAAAATACATAGATCATTGCACTGAATTGATCAATTGGAAGGTTGTTCCTGTTGGTCCACCAGTCCAAGATCCAATCACTAACAACGCGGACGACAAGGAGCTCATGGAATGGCTAGGAACAAAAGATGAGAATTCAACTGTTTTTGTCTCCTTTGGGAGTGAGTATTTCTTGTCAAAAGAAGATATGGAAGAAGTAGCTTTCGGGTTGGAGTTAAGTAATGTTAATTTCATATGGGTTGCAAGATTTCCAAAAGGGGAAGaccaaaatcttgaagatgCATTGCCAAagggttttcttgaaagaattGGAGAAAGGGGAAGAGTTTTGGACAAATTTGCACCACAACCAAGAATTCTAAATCATCCGAGTACCGGAGGATTTATAAGTCATTGTGGATGGAATTCAGTAATGGAAAGTTTAGATTTTGGGGTTCCTATAATAGCAATGCCTATGCATAACGATCAACCAATAAATGCTAAGTTGATAGTTGAATTGGGAGTCGCGATGGAAATCGTTAGAGATGATGATGGGAATATTCACAGAGGAGAAATCGCGGAAACTCTTAAAGATGTCATAACAGGGGAAACAGGGGAAATTTTGAGGGGCAAAGTAAGAGATATCAGCAAGAATTTGAAATCTATAAGAGAGGAAGAGATGAATGCTGCTGCTGAAGAGCTAATTCAACTTTGTAGGAATAGTAATAAGTACAAATAA